In one Thermococcus sp. 2319x1 genomic region, the following are encoded:
- a CDS encoding NitrOD5 domain-containing protein produces MNKGEEILAKAISAALREVAPGLESVLEAHLRATLNKGLEVAYENPKEFKNAVSKLFGEYSARLLEMVIINKLKGRLGKEGEINSLEELVEQIRKIYGE; encoded by the coding sequence ATGAATAAAGGTGAAGAAATTTTGGCCAAAGCAATTTCTGCAGCCCTTAGAGAGGTAGCTCCGGGGCTGGAGTCGGTTCTGGAGGCCCACCTTAGAGCGACTTTGAATAAAGGCCTCGAGGTGGCATACGAAAATCCAAAGGAATTCAAAAATGCCGTTTCAAAGCTTTTTGGTGAGTACAGCGCTAGGTTACTGGAGATGGTAATCATAAATAAGCTCAAAGGTCGTCTTGGAAAGGAAGGAGAAATCAACTCCTTGGAAGAATTGGTGGAGCAGATACGCAAGATTTACGGTGAATAG